The proteins below are encoded in one region of Halocatena salina:
- a CDS encoding radical SAM protein gives MISKGCEQCAEGGKMVLFVYGYCDQRDCFYCPLGENRKNVTDVYANERLVESEEDVLQEAKRMDALGTSITGGEPQEAMDRTCRYLSLLKEEFGEDHHTHLYTGITGGRENMRRLADAGLDEIRFHPPLELWGDLHGTEWEEILYTAREEGLTPAFEIPGIRAEPEFLEFLDEGAAEFCNVNEFEMSDGNAQRMKEQGFELREGHMSAVEGSHDVLDVMGDHERVYFCTSVFKDAAQHRNRLKRIARNVRRPFDEVTDDGTLVYGKTWLSESELQTLGVPEEFYTVKSEHVELAWWLLEELIEEGDAGRGEVIEQYPTVNGTVVERTPLA, from the coding sequence ATGATCTCGAAGGGCTGTGAACAGTGTGCCGAGGGGGGCAAGATGGTGTTATTCGTCTACGGCTACTGTGATCAGCGCGACTGTTTTTACTGTCCGCTCGGCGAGAACCGTAAGAACGTTACGGACGTGTACGCGAACGAGCGCCTCGTTGAGTCCGAGGAGGACGTGCTTCAGGAGGCAAAGCGCATGGATGCACTGGGTACCTCGATCACCGGCGGCGAGCCACAGGAAGCAATGGACCGAACCTGTCGGTATCTTTCGCTGTTAAAAGAGGAGTTCGGCGAGGATCACCACACGCATCTGTACACGGGGATCACCGGCGGTCGGGAGAACATGCGCCGACTCGCCGATGCCGGATTGGATGAAATCCGATTTCATCCCCCCCTCGAACTGTGGGGTGATCTCCACGGCACCGAGTGGGAGGAGATCCTGTACACCGCCCGTGAAGAAGGGCTTACGCCGGCGTTCGAGATACCGGGGATTCGAGCCGAACCGGAGTTTCTGGAGTTCCTTGATGAGGGTGCGGCCGAATTCTGTAACGTAAACGAGTTCGAGATGAGCGACGGTAACGCCCAGCGGATGAAAGAACAGGGTTTCGAACTCCGGGAAGGACACATGAGCGCCGTTGAGGGCAGTCACGACGTTCTCGACGTGATGGGCGACCACGAACGGGTGTATTTCTGTACCAGTGTGTTCAAAGACGCTGCCCAACACCGCAACCGGTTGAAACGGATAGCACGCAACGTCCGCCGGCCGTTCGACGAGGTGACCGACGATGGTACGCTCGTCTACGGCAAAACGTGGCTGTCCGAATCGGAACTCCAAACGCTCGGCGTACCAGAGGAGTTCTACACCGTGAAATCCGAGCACGTCGAACTCGCGTGGTGGCTGCTCGAAGAACTGATCGAAGAGGGTGACGCCGGTCGCGGCGAAGTCATCGAACAGTATCCCACAGTGAACGGCACCGTCGTGGAACGGACGCCGTTGGCGTGA
- a CDS encoding YbhB/YbcL family Raf kinase inhibitor-like protein, whose translation MRTRRQVLGTVVTMTVLTGCSSATDEDLSAGLFAPTFSDGSIPEQHTCDGSDSSPEIEISEVSRETASFALVMADADAPGPEPYVHWLIWNIPPDTASLPNGIPQRPTVSLSERSTDPGFPDHGTNGPIVQGTNSANEVGYTGPCPPSEDGPHTYEFTLYSLTSMLDVEPGATWTDLETAMQNQRRGSVTLTATYER comes from the coding sequence ATGCGAACGAGGCGTCAGGTGCTCGGCACGGTTGTAACTATGACAGTGCTCACCGGCTGTTCGAGCGCAACGGACGAGGATCTCTCTGCGGGGCTGTTTGCTCCCACGTTCTCGGACGGATCGATTCCCGAGCAGCACACCTGTGACGGAAGTGATAGCTCCCCCGAGATAGAGATCTCGGAGGTTTCTCGCGAGACGGCGTCCTTTGCGCTCGTGATGGCTGATGCCGACGCTCCCGGCCCGGAGCCGTACGTTCACTGGCTCATCTGGAACATCCCGCCGGACACAGCCTCACTCCCGAACGGAATCCCACAGCGACCGACGGTCTCGCTTTCCGAGCGCAGTACTGATCCCGGGTTTCCGGACCACGGGACGAACGGTCCGATCGTCCAAGGCACCAACAGCGCAAACGAGGTGGGATACACGGGCCCCTGCCCACCAAGCGAGGACGGGCCACACACCTACGAATTCACGTTGTATTCGCTCACATCGATGCTCGACGTCGAACCGGGGGCAACGTGGACGGATCTCGAAACGGCTATGCAAAACCAGCGCCGGGGATCGGTCACGCTCACGGCGACGTACGAACGATAA
- a CDS encoding DUF373 family protein: MLVVLCVDLDDDLGRKTGQQTPVIGRESVEEAAVALATADPEDSDVNVLFEGIHLSEDIDDETIEVAAVTGTNGSDVAANRAVGEEIDTVLASLSTGEDVHAIVVTDGAQDESVIPVIRSRVPIDSVRRVVVRQAQDLESMYYTIKQVLADPETRGTILVPLGILLLVYPLMELMKFFQLPSATFGALSGLFGGYLLVRGLGLDQTLDAAVERVRTGLYTGRVTLVTYVVAAALIVIGGVNGVETLSKQPNGIGVLPTGAALVYGSVHWLAAAGITASLGHVTDEYLRERFRWRHLNAPFYVLAIAAVLYSVSAFVLETVSLSTLAIVLTASTLLGVFSTLAFAIAESRFASDPNATDRRDTSP, encoded by the coding sequence ATGCTGGTGGTCCTCTGTGTCGACCTTGACGACGATCTCGGACGTAAGACCGGGCAGCAGACGCCGGTCATCGGACGCGAATCCGTCGAGGAAGCAGCTGTCGCGCTCGCCACCGCCGATCCTGAGGACTCAGATGTCAACGTGTTGTTCGAAGGCATCCATCTCTCCGAGGACATCGACGACGAGACGATCGAGGTTGCGGCCGTCACCGGTACGAACGGGAGTGACGTCGCTGCCAATCGAGCCGTCGGAGAGGAGATCGACACCGTTCTGGCGTCCCTGTCGACGGGTGAAGACGTTCATGCGATCGTCGTTACCGACGGCGCACAAGACGAGAGCGTCATCCCGGTCATCCGCTCGCGAGTCCCGATCGACAGCGTCCGTCGCGTCGTCGTCAGGCAAGCACAGGACCTCGAATCGATGTATTACACCATCAAACAGGTGCTTGCCGATCCTGAGACGCGGGGCACCATTCTAGTTCCGCTCGGGATACTGTTGCTCGTCTATCCACTCATGGAGCTCATGAAATTCTTTCAGCTCCCGAGCGCGACGTTCGGCGCGCTAAGCGGACTGTTCGGTGGGTATCTGCTCGTTCGCGGATTAGGTCTCGATCAGACGCTTGATGCGGCAGTCGAACGCGTTCGAACGGGACTGTACACCGGTCGGGTGACGCTCGTAACGTACGTCGTCGCGGCCGCCCTGATCGTGATCGGTGGCGTGAACGGGGTGGAAACGCTGTCGAAACAACCCAACGGGATCGGAGTGCTCCCGACGGGGGCCGCGCTCGTGTACGGGTCGGTCCATTGGCTCGCCGCTGCCGGTATTACGGCGAGCCTCGGCCACGTCACCGACGAATATCTCCGCGAACGGTTCCGCTGGCGGCACCTCAACGCACCGTTTTACGTGCTTGCCATCGCGGCCGTCCTCTACAGCGTGAGCGCGTTCGTGCTCGAAACCGTCTCGCTTTCGACGCTGGCGATCGTTCTCACGGCGAGCACATTACTCGGCGTGTTCAGCACGCTTGCCTTCGCCATCGCCGAATCGCGCTTTGCCTCCGACCCGAACGCGACCGATCGGCGAGACACCTCGCCTTGA
- a CDS encoding undecaprenyl-diphosphatase, with the protein MTVLSTVSLLLPYEEIFTSHLGHPLLNDVMIFAAENIVYLIPLVLLYLWFTSGSERTQSSLSLGSRPGKTKSVFIFVTIVVGLALSYIIGQLYSHPAPYMAGYETLLVEAPENSFPSQHTTVMFAFAWPLFYLQDRWQGSVALVLASLVGVSRVYIGVHYPIDIVGAIGVSLLGFILMYAGRGVVIDFARRCIRIEDRFRTALSQAF; encoded by the coding sequence ATGACAGTACTCTCAACCGTGAGTCTTCTACTACCGTATGAGGAGATCTTCACGAGCCACCTCGGACATCCACTCCTTAACGACGTGATGATCTTTGCAGCCGAAAACATCGTCTACTTAATTCCGTTGGTACTCCTTTATCTCTGGTTCACTTCAGGGTCGGAACGAACTCAAAGTTCGCTTAGCCTTGGCTCGCGTCCGGGAAAAACGAAATCAGTGTTCATTTTCGTCACGATCGTCGTGGGTCTCGCACTTTCCTACATCATCGGGCAGCTCTACAGTCACCCTGCGCCGTATATGGCCGGATACGAGACGCTGCTCGTAGAAGCCCCTGAAAACTCGTTCCCGAGCCAACACACGACAGTCATGTTCGCATTCGCGTGGCCGCTATTCTATCTCCAGGATCGATGGCAGGGGTCCGTTGCGCTAGTGCTCGCTTCACTGGTCGGCGTCAGTCGAGTGTACATCGGCGTCCACTACCCGATCGACATCGTCGGTGCCATCGGTGTGTCACTGCTGGGTTTCATCCTGATGTACGCCGGTAGAGGCGTCGTGATCGACTTCGCTCGTCGTTGTATCCGAATCGAGGATCGGTTTCGGACTGCGCTGTCGCAGGCGTTCTGA
- a CDS encoding serine/threonine-protein kinase RIO2 has translation MVRNVAGELRELESADFYLLSGVEHGMRFSEWVDRGTLTEYARLDSEEVDHRLDRCERRGFIERKTMQYQGFRLTFEGYDALALHTLVERDTIEGFGAPLGVGKESDVYEVTSYKPLALKFHREGYTNFREVQREREYTADRNHRSWLYTARKAAEREYDALETVYPTVSVPRPIDHNRHAIVMEKLDGVELSQAALPDEQAVGVLDLVLSELADAYAEGYVHADMSEYNVAVSEQGVMLFDWPQAVRTDHENAEEFLERDIENLLGYFRRKHPGEIGEPDIASITASFRDGTFESIADH, from the coding sequence ATGGTACGGAACGTCGCCGGGGAGTTACGGGAGTTGGAGTCCGCGGATTTTTATCTGCTCTCAGGCGTCGAGCACGGGATGCGGTTCAGCGAGTGGGTCGACCGAGGGACGCTCACGGAGTACGCTCGCCTCGACAGCGAGGAAGTCGACCACCGGCTGGATCGCTGCGAGCGCCGGGGATTCATCGAGCGTAAGACGATGCAGTACCAGGGGTTTCGACTCACGTTCGAGGGGTACGACGCGCTCGCACTGCATACGTTGGTCGAGCGTGACACGATCGAGGGGTTCGGCGCGCCACTCGGCGTGGGCAAGGAAAGCGACGTGTACGAAGTCACATCCTACAAGCCGTTGGCGTTGAAGTTCCACCGGGAGGGCTACACGAACTTCCGGGAGGTCCAGCGCGAACGCGAGTACACCGCCGACCGCAACCACCGATCGTGGTTGTACACCGCCCGAAAAGCCGCCGAACGCGAGTACGACGCGCTCGAAACGGTGTATCCGACAGTGAGCGTTCCGAGACCGATCGATCACAACCGACACGCCATCGTGATGGAGAAATTGGACGGAGTGGAGCTGTCACAAGCCGCGCTTCCGGACGAGCAGGCGGTCGGCGTGCTCGATCTCGTTCTCTCGGAGCTGGCTGACGCCTACGCAGAAGGATACGTTCACGCGGATATGAGCGAGTACAACGTCGCCGTGAGCGAACAGGGAGTGATGTTGTTCGATTGGCCCCAAGCCGTGCGAACCGACCACGAGAACGCTGAGGAGTTTCTCGAACGGGACATCGAGAACTTACTGGGGTATTTCCGGCGCAAACATCCCGGAGAGATCGGAGAGCCCGATATCGCGTCTATCACCGCGAGCTTCCGCGATGGAACGTTCGAATCGATAGCCGACCACTAA
- the glmM gene encoding phosphoglucosamine mutase: MKVFGSSGVRGVVNEDLTPAFVSRVAMAAGSVFTVMGNDRVALGRDTRATGEMLVDSAASGLASVGCAVDELGVLPTPAVQAYAEREGVPALMVTASHNPPEYNGVKLIGADGIELVRETLEQVEDRLLTERFNTVPWNQTGDRRPTAEAPRNYVEEVLAAVDRDRIADAGLTIALDPGHGAGSLTSPRLFRELGCSVVTVNAQPDGHFPGRNPEPIESNLAGLRRLVRTTDADLGVAHDGDADRAIFVDECGTHIEGDAAFAALAAAELEPGDTTVSAVNVSQRLVDVVEERDATLELTPIGSTNIVTRIQQLIAEGGSVPIAGEGNGGVLFPDYRLSRDGAYTAARFCELLVDRTASEIAAEHAGYENVRRNISYDTEVERERLLSAVETTARNADIPLDTTDGYRLDYDDSWVLVRPSGTEPLIRIYAEAHDHERAEELVAWIRGALLEAV, translated from the coding sequence ATGAAGGTGTTCGGTTCGAGCGGCGTTCGGGGGGTGGTCAACGAGGACCTGACACCGGCGTTTGTCAGTCGTGTCGCGATGGCTGCCGGGTCGGTGTTTACGGTCATGGGAAACGACCGCGTGGCGTTGGGGCGTGATACCCGGGCGACTGGTGAGATGTTGGTCGACAGCGCCGCCAGCGGGCTGGCCAGCGTCGGCTGTGCGGTCGATGAGCTGGGGGTGCTGCCGACGCCAGCGGTACAAGCCTACGCCGAGCGTGAGGGCGTTCCCGCCCTGATGGTGACGGCGAGCCACAATCCCCCGGAGTACAACGGTGTGAAGCTCATCGGTGCGGACGGGATCGAGCTAGTGCGGGAGACGCTCGAACAGGTCGAGGATCGACTCCTTACCGAGCGATTCAACACCGTTCCTTGGAATCAAACCGGCGACCGCCGTCCCACCGCGGAGGCACCTCGAAACTACGTCGAGGAGGTGCTCGCCGCCGTTGACCGTGATCGTATCGCCGACGCGGGATTGACGATCGCGCTCGATCCTGGGCATGGAGCTGGTTCACTCACGAGTCCACGGCTCTTTCGGGAGCTTGGCTGCTCGGTGGTGACGGTGAACGCCCAGCCGGACGGGCATTTTCCGGGCCGCAATCCCGAACCGATCGAATCGAACCTCGCGGGTCTCAGACGACTCGTGCGAACCACCGACGCCGATCTCGGTGTTGCCCACGACGGCGACGCCGACCGTGCGATCTTCGTCGATGAATGTGGTACCCACATCGAGGGCGACGCGGCGTTCGCTGCACTGGCAGCCGCGGAGTTAGAGCCGGGAGACACGACAGTTTCGGCGGTCAACGTTTCTCAACGGCTCGTCGACGTGGTCGAGGAACGTGATGCGACCCTCGAACTGACGCCGATCGGAAGCACGAACATCGTCACGCGCATCCAACAGCTGATCGCGGAGGGTGGGTCAGTGCCCATCGCTGGCGAGGGTAACGGCGGCGTATTGTTCCCCGACTACCGGCTCTCGCGTGACGGTGCGTACACTGCTGCTCGGTTTTGTGAGCTGCTCGTGGACCGTACGGCGAGCGAAATCGCTGCCGAACACGCGGGATACGAAAACGTCCGGCGCAACATCAGCTACGACACGGAGGTCGAACGCGAACGACTGCTCAGCGCGGTCGAAACGACCGCTCGGAACGCGGATATTCCACTCGATACGACCGACGGTTATCGTCTCGACTACGATGATTCGTGGGTGTTGGTTCGCCCGAGCGGCACCGAGCCGCTCATCAGGATCTACGCCGAAGCACACGACCACGAACGAGCCGAAGAACTCGTCGCGTGGATCCGCGGTGCGCTCCTCGAAGCCGTGTGA
- a CDS encoding glycosyltransferase family 2 protein, whose product MSDLPPMSVLLPTTRWTDACGELATQLRDSDELLICHDDEDDPVTEREEHPEGIRFIAAGEPEGCSGKANAIAAGMEAARHDRLVWTDDDFHHPSDWLATFSADYETHGPVSEVPYFVGRDPLSMLLEPLYASACSLPLTLGNQIWGGAVMFERADIDESAFLDELRRTVSDDGLLMEHLQVTNVGRTRIVPIGGTIHEAVERPVRWTQILRWHFPGAIAGTFLLSLLVLAGAVLAPIYAAAGLTVLHLAVNEVLGVRRWTAVLAFPAVFMFVPLVLYGLVRRTFVWSGRRYRWHGKFDVTVIE is encoded by the coding sequence ATGTCTGACTTGCCGCCGATGAGTGTCCTCCTACCGACGACGAGGTGGACCGACGCATGCGGGGAGCTGGCCACCCAACTCCGGGACAGCGACGAGCTGTTGATCTGCCACGATGATGAGGACGACCCCGTCACCGAGCGAGAAGAGCATCCGGAGGGTATCCGGTTCATCGCCGCCGGTGAGCCGGAGGGCTGTTCGGGGAAGGCCAACGCTATCGCTGCCGGGATGGAGGCCGCGCGCCATGACCGCCTCGTCTGGACGGACGACGACTTCCACCACCCCTCGGACTGGCTTGCGACCTTCAGCGCGGACTATGAGACCCATGGGCCGGTGTCTGAGGTGCCGTACTTCGTCGGGCGGGATCCCCTGTCGATGCTACTCGAACCGCTGTACGCCTCGGCCTGCTCGTTACCTCTCACCCTCGGCAACCAGATCTGGGGCGGCGCGGTCATGTTCGAGCGAGCCGACATCGACGAATCCGCGTTTCTCGATGAACTGCGACGGACCGTCAGCGACGACGGCCTCCTCATGGAGCACCTCCAGGTAACGAACGTCGGCCGAACTCGTATCGTCCCCATCGGGGGAACCATCCACGAGGCGGTCGAGCGCCCGGTCCGGTGGACGCAGATTCTTCGGTGGCACTTCCCCGGTGCCATCGCCGGGACCTTTCTCCTCTCGCTGCTGGTCCTCGCTGGTGCGGTCCTAGCCCCGATCTACGCGGCGGCAGGCCTGACGGTGTTGCACCTCGCCGTCAACGAGGTCCTAGGCGTCCGCCGGTGGACGGCCGTGCTGGCTTTCCCGGCAGTGTTCATGTTCGTTCCGCTCGTTCTGTACGGCCTCGTCCGCCGGACGTTCGTCTGGAGTGGCCGGCGATACCGCTGGCACGGAAAGTTCGATGTGACGGTTATAGAATAA
- a CDS encoding helix-turn-helix domain-containing protein, producing MRYVTIVAYPDEGGVNRLDRQVNELGLEYRATHRMELLADDTVAMFAEGRGDVERLRRVLSEAPEVFEFSITGDAAGFFSYTRYAADDLTRMLMESRRESSYLIDMPVEHTDDGGLRVTYIGTEAAFADALSEQPEGVRVEIERTGPYTPAPRHVVSRLTGRQREVLRAAVNLGYYQEPRKATHDEIATATGLSETTVGEHLRKIEATVFSSLHVEITDR from the coding sequence ATGCGCTACGTCACCATCGTGGCCTACCCCGACGAGGGGGGAGTCAACCGGCTTGACCGGCAGGTCAATGAGCTCGGCCTGGAGTACCGAGCCACTCACCGCATGGAGCTTCTCGCTGACGACACCGTTGCGATGTTCGCCGAGGGCCGTGGCGACGTCGAGAGGCTCCGTCGGGTTCTGTCGGAGGCCCCCGAGGTCTTCGAGTTCTCGATCACCGGCGACGCTGCCGGATTTTTCTCCTATACACGCTATGCGGCGGACGACCTGACTCGGATGCTCATGGAGAGCCGGCGCGAGTCGTCCTACTTGATCGACATGCCGGTCGAACATACCGACGACGGCGGCCTCCGAGTGACCTACATCGGGACGGAGGCGGCCTTCGCCGACGCGCTCTCCGAGCAGCCGGAAGGTGTCAGGGTTGAGATCGAACGGACAGGTCCGTACACGCCCGCGCCCCGCCACGTCGTCTCTCGGTTGACCGGGCGCCAGCGCGAGGTGCTCCGGGCGGCAGTGAACCTCGGCTACTACCAAGAGCCCCGCAAGGCGACCCACGACGAGATTGCAACGGCGACCGGGCTCTCCGAGACAACCGTCGGCGAACACCTCCGGAAGATCGAGGCGACCGTGTTCTCATCGCTCCACGTCGAGATTACCGATCGCTGA
- a CDS encoding potassium channel family protein, giving the protein MDRWRRRLTYYLLALGIIMLGYAIVYHFGMVVYEGATDRSFLRSLQFVVETFTTTGYGADAGWQSPQLLVLVMIMDITGVVLIFIALPVFVVPLFEAAFSITVPTAIETDMSDHVIICGYTPRVETLIAELESWEVDYVIVEPDRDRAVDVYETGHTVIHADPESVQGFERARIDMATAVVTDTSDERDVSIVLTAKEAAEDVRVISVVDEPERSTYHRLAGADTVLSPRELLGEGLATKLTTAVTTDLGGAADLGEDFEIAELPIHRGSDLSGQTLIESSIREQAGVNVIGAWFHGNFETPPPPDTELKQGTILMIAGRSSRIEALKEHAVSDVRHFERGKTIVIGYGEVGHSAVDSLEDAGVPCTIIDRLDLLDVDVVGEATDPDVLREAGIESAHTVVLALPDDTIAQFVTLIIRDLNPSIEIIARAEGSETIAKMYRAGAEYVLSLATVSGRMLASTILENEEVVSLDAQIQVIRTSAPRLSGHTVGDAEVRSRTGCTILGVEREGDVITDIQPDLRIQADDWLIIAGTDEDTNRFTELLSVE; this is encoded by the coding sequence ATGGACAGATGGCGGCGTCGTCTCACGTATTATCTGCTCGCGCTCGGAATCATCATGCTCGGTTACGCCATCGTGTACCATTTCGGAATGGTCGTCTACGAGGGAGCGACCGACCGATCGTTTCTCCGTTCGCTCCAGTTCGTCGTCGAGACGTTCACGACGACCGGATACGGGGCCGATGCAGGATGGCAAAGTCCACAGCTTCTCGTCCTCGTCATGATCATGGATATCACTGGCGTCGTGCTCATCTTCATCGCACTCCCGGTATTTGTGGTGCCGCTGTTCGAGGCGGCGTTTTCGATCACCGTTCCGACTGCGATCGAAACGGATATGTCTGATCACGTGATAATTTGTGGGTACACGCCACGCGTAGAGACGTTGATCGCGGAACTGGAGTCGTGGGAGGTCGACTACGTGATCGTCGAACCGGATCGGGACCGGGCAGTAGACGTATACGAGACTGGTCACACCGTCATCCACGCGGATCCCGAATCCGTGCAAGGGTTCGAGCGCGCACGGATCGACATGGCCACTGCGGTCGTCACCGATACCTCCGACGAGCGGGACGTGAGCATTGTGCTGACGGCAAAGGAAGCAGCCGAAGACGTTCGGGTGATCAGTGTCGTGGACGAACCGGAGCGGTCGACGTATCACCGACTCGCTGGTGCTGATACGGTGCTTTCTCCTCGTGAGTTGCTGGGTGAGGGGTTAGCGACGAAACTCACGACCGCTGTGACGACTGACCTCGGAGGGGCAGCCGATCTCGGTGAGGACTTCGAGATCGCGGAGCTGCCGATCCATCGAGGGAGCGATCTGAGCGGCCAGACGCTCATCGAAAGCAGTATCCGCGAGCAGGCGGGCGTCAACGTGATTGGCGCGTGGTTTCACGGTAACTTCGAAACGCCGCCACCCCCTGACACGGAGCTGAAACAGGGGACGATCCTCATGATTGCTGGCCGGTCGTCCCGCATTGAAGCACTCAAAGAACACGCCGTCTCGGACGTGCGGCACTTCGAGCGGGGGAAAACGATCGTCATCGGCTACGGTGAAGTCGGTCACAGCGCGGTTGATAGCCTCGAAGACGCTGGCGTGCCGTGTACGATCATCGACCGCCTTGATCTCCTTGATGTGGACGTCGTTGGCGAGGCGACCGATCCGGACGTGCTGCGTGAGGCAGGCATCGAATCGGCTCATACGGTCGTTCTCGCCCTTCCCGACGACACCATCGCCCAGTTCGTCACGCTCATCATTCGGGACCTGAACCCGTCGATCGAGATCATCGCCCGCGCCGAAGGGTCTGAAACGATAGCGAAGATGTACCGGGCTGGGGCCGAGTACGTTCTCTCGCTGGCGACGGTCAGTGGCCGAATGCTCGCTTCCACGATCCTCGAAAACGAAGAGGTCGTCTCGCTCGACGCACAGATACAGGTAATACGAACCAGTGCTCCACGGCTGTCCGGTCACACCGTCGGTGACGCAGAGGTCCGTTCGCGAACGGGCTGTACCATTCTCGGTGTCGAACGAGAAGGCGACGTGATCACTGACATTCAGCCCGATCTCCGTATCCAGGCGGACGATTGGCTGATCATTGCTGGTACCGACGAGGATACGAATCGGTTCACTGAGCTGCTCTCGGTGGAGTGA
- a CDS encoding DUF7519 family protein, with translation MTTAVDTRPSQLGVGLSGLFAMGVVIATAVGISSLLLSLLGVFVLLIGTASGRDPVTTLGVGALVAGVVVAGLTGASPEALLLGTACLVLSWDTSLQATDLGRTLGRTADASRALTVHTAVTTLTAAVVTGIGYAVFRVADGEYPVTVLVLLLFGAVIVGAAYRG, from the coding sequence ATGACGACCGCGGTTGATACACGGCCGTCGCAGTTGGGCGTCGGTCTCTCCGGACTGTTCGCTATGGGAGTGGTAATCGCAACGGCGGTCGGCATTTCGTCGCTTCTCCTCTCGCTGCTTGGTGTGTTCGTCCTCCTGATCGGCACTGCCTCCGGGCGGGATCCGGTTACGACACTCGGCGTCGGCGCTCTCGTCGCCGGGGTGGTCGTTGCTGGACTCACAGGAGCCAGCCCCGAGGCGCTGTTGCTCGGAACGGCCTGTCTCGTTCTCTCGTGGGACACTAGCCTTCAGGCGACCGATCTCGGCCGGACGCTCGGTCGGACTGCTGATGCGTCCCGTGCGCTTACCGTCCACACCGCGGTCACGACGCTTACAGCGGCCGTTGTCACGGGCATCGGGTACGCCGTCTTTCGGGTTGCTGACGGCGAATATCCGGTTACAGTGCTCGTGTTGTTACTGTTCGGGGCGGTGATCGTAGGAGCCGCCTACCGAGGCTGA
- a CDS encoding DUF58 domain-containing protein, protein MDAEYPVVRSTRRWQGVNAIALLVSGVGILASRPGLVLSGVVAVVFAVASRVDSPPAVDLDVERRVSDATPAPDASVTVTVTVTNTGDTLCPELRVVDGVPPAMTVEDGSPRHGTALRPGKTAAFEYTVGAHRGVHRFEPVVAIARNASGTIERRRTVESDGDETITCRPPLSRQEPVALPLYDNAAGGTGQVATSAGGSGTVFHSVREYRHGDPPNRIDWNHTAYTGELTTVEYQRERSATVVLLIDARTAAYVAPDQNDRPALERSITAAGTVFDGLLSTGNRVGIAALSPTECWLAPASGTAHRAHARELLSTHPALAPTPPEQPFLKMTSLRRLRHRLPTGAQIVFCSPLPDSYAATVARQLHAHGHPTTVLSPDPTEVDGSHRDAPPDASLRLAGIERSLRCGTLRDDGIRVIEWGTEPLRKSVQTASRRWFK, encoded by the coding sequence ATGGACGCTGAGTACCCGGTCGTCCGGTCGACCCGTCGTTGGCAGGGTGTGAACGCCATTGCGTTGCTGGTGAGCGGTGTCGGTATCCTCGCTAGCCGGCCGGGATTGGTCCTGTCGGGTGTCGTCGCCGTCGTCTTCGCGGTTGCCTCCCGCGTGGACAGCCCACCAGCCGTTGATCTCGATGTCGAACGGCGCGTTTCGGACGCTACTCCTGCTCCCGACGCAAGCGTCACGGTTACGGTAACCGTGACGAACACGGGCGATACGTTGTGTCCGGAGCTTCGAGTCGTCGACGGCGTCCCTCCGGCGATGACGGTCGAAGACGGCTCTCCACGCCACGGCACCGCGCTTCGCCCCGGAAAAACAGCAGCGTTCGAATACACCGTCGGCGCACATCGTGGTGTTCACCGGTTCGAACCGGTGGTAGCGATCGCACGGAACGCGAGTGGAACGATCGAACGCCGGCGCACTGTCGAATCTGACGGCGACGAGACGATCACCTGTCGCCCCCCGCTTTCGCGCCAGGAACCGGTTGCGCTTCCCTTGTACGACAACGCTGCCGGTGGCACGGGACAGGTGGCGACCTCGGCAGGCGGGTCCGGGACCGTCTTTCACTCAGTCAGGGAGTATCGGCACGGTGATCCACCGAACCGTATCGACTGGAACCACACAGCCTACACCGGCGAGCTTACCACTGTCGAGTACCAACGGGAACGCTCTGCTACTGTCGTGCTCCTTATCGATGCGCGCACTGCGGCGTACGTCGCACCGGATCAGAACGACCGGCCAGCCCTCGAACGCTCGATCACGGCTGCGGGTACGGTGTTCGATGGACTGCTCTCTACCGGCAACCGCGTCGGTATCGCGGCCCTCTCACCCACGGAGTGTTGGCTCGCCCCCGCCAGCGGGACGGCTCATCGTGCCCACGCCAGAGAACTGCTCAGCACCCATCCAGCGCTCGCCCCGACGCCACCCGAACAGCCGTTTCTCAAAATGACGAGCCTCCGACGGCTTCGTCACCGACTGCCGACCGGTGCGCAGATCGTGTTCTGCTCTCCGTTGCCCGACAGCTACGCGGCGACCGTCGCTCGCCAGTTACACGCCCACGGTCACCCCACCACAGTCCTCAGTCCCGACCCGACGGAGGTCGACGGTTCCCATCGAGATGCTCCCCCTGATGCGAGCCTTCGATTGGCGGGTATCGAGCGATCGCTACGGTGTGGAACGCTCCGTGACGATGGCATCCGCGTCATCGAGTGGGGAACGGAACCGCTCCGTAAATCGGTACAAACAGCATCACGCAGGTGGTTCAAATGA